A genomic region of Enterococcus sp. 12C11_DIV0727 contains the following coding sequences:
- a CDS encoding type II toxin-antitoxin system PemK/MazF family toxin has protein sequence MMRRGEIFYANLSPVVGSEQGGIRPVLIIQNNKGNLFSPTLIVAPITRNVNKKMQPTQVKVDIPHDDRMTPSLVLLEQIRTLDKERILHKICQLQEEDMVKVNQALKISIGIR, from the coding sequence ATGATGCGAAGGGGAGAAATTTTTTATGCTAATCTCTCACCTGTTGTTGGTTCAGAGCAAGGAGGAATTAGACCAGTATTGATTATTCAAAATAATAAGGGGAACTTATTTAGTCCAACGTTGATCGTTGCACCTATCACGCGGAATGTGAATAAGAAAATGCAGCCGACTCAGGTCAAAGTGGATATACCTCATGACGATCGTATGACGCCGTCATTGGTATTACTAGAACAAATCCGAACATTGGATAAGGAACGAATCCTTCACAAAATTTGTCAGCTACAGGAAGAGGATATGGTGAAGGTCAATCAAGCATTGAAAATAAGTATTGGGATTCGTTGA
- a CDS encoding Gfo/Idh/MocA family protein has translation MKEIHYGILSTAQIVPRFVEGIKKSRMGQATAIASRSLEKAEKMATELAITRAYGSYEELCMDNEIDVVYVATYNKGHYAAAKMALAHHKHVLVEKPFTLQTDQAEELFKLAEKNGCFLMEAQKSVFLPISLQVKEAIKMNKIGKVHWLQSITAYPNVDHISWFHSLEAGGGTLHGSGSYPIQYMQFLLDQPIKETSGSVTRQKGATDDQVNLTLKFQNQTVANIFISVKLAIPSKMTIYGEKGRIEIPYFWKTKQATIHYEDGSQEKLTGDFKSEFVFEVEHVNECLQNNLLESPVMTRKMTLETVNIVEQLYSGWLIEDE, from the coding sequence ATGAAGGAAATTCACTATGGGATTTTGAGTACCGCTCAAATCGTGCCGCGCTTTGTAGAAGGAATCAAAAAAAGCCGGATGGGGCAAGCAACCGCAATTGCATCAAGAAGCTTGGAAAAAGCAGAAAAGATGGCAACAGAGCTGGCTATCACTAGAGCTTATGGTAGTTATGAAGAATTATGTATGGATAATGAGATAGATGTTGTTTATGTTGCAACCTATAATAAAGGTCATTACGCAGCTGCAAAAATGGCATTGGCACATCACAAGCATGTTTTAGTTGAAAAGCCTTTTACATTACAGACAGATCAAGCGGAAGAATTATTTAAACTGGCAGAAAAAAATGGTTGTTTTTTGATGGAAGCGCAGAAGTCAGTCTTTTTACCAATTAGTTTACAAGTAAAAGAAGCAATCAAAATGAATAAAATTGGAAAGGTTCATTGGCTACAGTCGATTACAGCTTACCCAAATGTTGATCACATTAGTTGGTTTCACTCGCTTGAAGCTGGCGGAGGAACCTTACATGGATCGGGAAGTTACCCAATCCAGTATATGCAATTTCTATTAGACCAGCCAATTAAAGAGACCAGTGGTAGTGTGACGAGACAAAAAGGTGCAACGGATGATCAAGTAAATTTAACGTTGAAGTTTCAAAATCAAACAGTTGCCAATATTTTTATTTCAGTAAAATTAGCTATTCCGAGTAAAATGACGATCTATGGTGAAAAAGGGCGGATAGAAATTCCCTATTTCTGGAAAACGAAGCAAGCAACTATTCATTATGAAGATGGAAGCCAAGAAAAACTGACTGGCGATTTTAAAAGTGAATTTGTTTTTGAAGTTGAACACGTGAACGAATGCTTGCAAAATAATTTGTTGGAGAGTCCAGTAATGACAAGAAAAATGACTTTAGAAACAGTAAACATAGTAGAACAATTATATTCCGGTTGGCTGATAGAAGATGAGTAA
- a CDS encoding BglG family transcription antiterminator: protein MSLHLSKREIKILLLLLDLEDSVTTKELAETFQVSVRTIKYDLENVRDWFKEQNVLLQTRRNKGIWLEIPDSERLTLKNEIIEVERFETYPDQELRVNQLIFRLLLAQSALTSQELADELQVSRNTIINDLDRVDELIQHYNLKLNRQSRQGFSIIGEESKIRLLMEYITQKEITEYDIYQIMSYFVQSGQQKKMQEVHVGVNTIFQKIYQVSLKEMTGLLDPSLFDQFNYAEILSITLRVAIAASRMQLHHTVGTYKMLTNQKMLQQKQELPFLLMKKVFNHYELPLLADEYFYIYSDVFVANNQQDIVRLTEELIKDVSEEIKFPFYRDRQLFTNLFAHLSLRLTKKHLFINEYNPFVDDIKAKYPQLFSAIQLASQSSIVGSALLINDSFIAYIALHFLVAYEKNLHEVNVVRIVYVCSTGLGVTSLIEQKILEEVSNVEIAGFASVLNAVDVIEEKNPDLVLSIFPIEIVNRPFIKVNPLPTQADLHTVQEEVNKILTHTKSGKVPRLIPRQQVKEKQGIEAESRDILVRAYVIYEELLKAFAEKLTQEYKEAFLLHVMLMVHRITFDSQYENEGNIVKETLLAQQELVEQIERIFAKNDLMVNQAEITALLNYIREEEHV, encoded by the coding sequence ATGTCGCTGCACTTATCAAAACGGGAAATAAAAATTTTGCTACTGCTTTTAGATTTAGAAGACAGCGTGACAACAAAAGAATTGGCAGAAACTTTTCAAGTCAGTGTACGGACAATCAAATATGACTTAGAAAATGTTCGTGATTGGTTCAAAGAACAAAACGTATTGCTACAAACCCGCCGCAACAAAGGAATTTGGTTAGAAATACCTGATTCAGAACGTTTGACTTTGAAAAATGAAATTATCGAAGTTGAGCGATTTGAAACGTATCCGGATCAAGAATTACGTGTCAATCAGTTGATTTTCCGTTTGTTGTTAGCTCAATCAGCTTTGACTTCTCAGGAGTTGGCGGACGAACTGCAGGTGAGTAGAAATACCATCATTAATGATTTGGATCGTGTAGACGAGTTGATTCAACATTATAACCTAAAACTTAATCGTCAAAGTCGCCAAGGATTTTCGATCATTGGTGAAGAAAGCAAGATTCGTTTGCTGATGGAATATATCACGCAAAAGGAAATAACCGAATATGATATTTATCAAATCATGAGTTACTTTGTTCAGTCTGGACAACAGAAAAAAATGCAGGAAGTTCATGTTGGTGTCAATACGATTTTTCAAAAAATCTATCAAGTTTCTCTAAAGGAAATGACAGGACTTTTGGATCCTTCTTTATTCGATCAATTTAACTATGCTGAAATTCTTTCAATCACATTACGAGTGGCGATTGCGGCGTCTAGAATGCAGCTCCATCATACGGTCGGTACTTATAAGATGTTGACGAATCAAAAAATGTTGCAGCAAAAACAAGAGTTGCCGTTTTTATTGATGAAAAAAGTTTTCAATCATTATGAATTACCGCTTTTAGCAGATGAATATTTCTATATTTATAGCGATGTCTTTGTAGCGAATAATCAGCAGGACATCGTAAGGCTGACGGAAGAGTTGATCAAGGATGTCTCAGAAGAAATCAAATTTCCCTTTTATCGAGATCGGCAATTATTTACAAATCTTTTTGCTCATTTGTCCTTACGACTGACCAAGAAACACCTCTTTATAAATGAGTACAATCCGTTTGTTGATGATATCAAGGCAAAGTATCCACAATTATTTTCAGCGATCCAGCTGGCTAGTCAAAGTAGTATTGTCGGATCAGCATTGTTGATTAATGATTCATTTATCGCCTATATTGCGTTGCACTTTTTGGTGGCTTACGAGAAAAATCTTCATGAAGTCAATGTTGTCCGAATTGTCTATGTTTGTTCCACAGGTTTAGGGGTAACGAGTTTGATCGAGCAAAAAATTTTAGAAGAAGTTTCAAATGTTGAGATTGCTGGGTTTGCTTCTGTCTTAAATGCAGTTGATGTAATAGAAGAAAAAAATCCCGACTTAGTTTTGAGTATTTTTCCAATAGAAATCGTGAATCGTCCGTTTATCAAAGTGAATCCGCTACCGACACAAGCGGATCTTCATACCGTTCAAGAAGAGGTCAATAAAATTCTGACGCACACGAAATCAGGAAAAGTACCACGCTTGATTCCTCGGCAACAGGTCAAAGAAAAACAAGGAATTGAGGCGGAAAGTCGAGATATTCTTGTACGAGCCTATGTGATTTATGAAGAACTGCTCAAGGCGTTTGCAGAGAAATTGACTCAAGAATATAAGGAAGCATTTTTACTACACGTGATGTTGATGGTCCACCGAATTACGTTTGATAGTCAATATGAAAATGAGGGCAATATCGTGAAAGAAACATTATTAGCTCAACAAGAACTGGTAGAGCAGATAGAACGGATTTTTGCTAAGAATGATTTGATGGTTAATCAAGCAGAAATTACTGCTTTATTGAATTATATAAGAGAGGAGGAGCACGTGTGA
- a CDS encoding PRD domain-containing protein: MKLTDDAQKIIDESPNKVELEAALEQINELLEEQVIQPTELQWTILINHVNEMIKRSIAGEKMSGVDPQMFEEVSKEALMISNKVVQHIGNLPQDEMYVLSIHFEAARQNEA; encoded by the coding sequence GTGAAGTTAACTGACGATGCTCAAAAAATCATTGATGAAAGTCCGAATAAAGTTGAGTTAGAAGCAGCACTTGAACAAATCAACGAGTTATTAGAAGAACAAGTAATTCAACCGACTGAATTACAATGGACGATTTTGATCAATCACGTCAATGAAATGATCAAACGGTCGATTGCAGGAGAAAAAATGTCTGGGGTCGATCCACAAATGTTTGAAGAAGTATCTAAAGAGGCACTAATGATTTCAAATAAAGTTGTTCAACACATCGGTAATTTACCGCAAGATGAAATGTACGTATTATCCATTCATTTTGAAGCAGCTAGACAAAATGAAGCATAA
- a CDS encoding glycine-rich SFCGS family protein has translation MITVVIADRLGKGQNVAKGVEAAGAKAVVVPGMGADMRLGDVMQQENADLGISFCGSGGAGALTAATKYGYLERHGMRSIDEGVTAINDGKTVLGFGFMDQEELGKRIVEAYMKKNG, from the coding sequence ATGATAACAGTAGTAATCGCAGATCGCTTAGGAAAAGGTCAAAATGTAGCAAAAGGGGTAGAAGCCGCAGGAGCAAAAGCAGTTGTTGTTCCAGGAATGGGTGCAGATATGCGTTTAGGTGACGTGATGCAGCAAGAAAACGCAGATCTTGGAATCTCATTTTGTGGTAGTGGTGGTGCTGGAGCGTTAACAGCTGCAACAAAATATGGGTATCTAGAACGCCATGGTATGCGTTCGATCGATGAAGGTGTTACGGCGATCAATGATGGCAAAACAGTTTTAGGCTTTGGTTTTATGGATCAAGAAGAATTAGGTAAACGAATCGTTGAAGCTTATATGAAAAAGAATGGCTAG
- a CDS encoding DUF4312 family protein gives MENVTMKQRQNIQVEGTGKEKNLAFANALNQIHNRVLKEKNDVIVRIEPLDIQVVKAEQETFTERFFFFFLPRTRADYRVLLDVEVEITLIEMETIPFVEKRVTDPNGLPIPFGKKKRMQKEAN, from the coding sequence ATGGAAAACGTAACAATGAAACAACGTCAGAACATTCAAGTTGAAGGAACTGGAAAAGAAAAGAATTTGGCGTTTGCAAATGCACTGAATCAAATCCACAATCGTGTGCTGAAAGAAAAAAATGATGTGATTGTACGCATTGAACCGCTTGACATTCAAGTTGTTAAAGCAGAGCAAGAGACCTTTACAGAACGGTTTTTCTTTTTCTTTTTACCTCGTACTCGTGCGGATTATCGTGTATTACTGGATGTGGAAGTGGAAATCACATTGATCGAAATGGAAACAATCCCGTTTGTAGAAAAAAGAGTTACTGATCCCAATGGTCTTCCAATCCCTTTTGGTAAGAAAAAAAGAATGCAGAAGGAGGCAAATTAA
- a CDS encoding DUF4311 domain-containing protein: MDVLVVLLKSLLIGGVVGFAAGAGAARMFHAPSTQGLGAFRTLGEMNACEGDAASHFSFGLGFFFNAWASTVGAGAFTQDVDHRVIPNWAAAALLVKNKNIAETMHNPKKMGISGAIIGMLVVAFLNTTASAIPESLQVTAVAVLVPAANLLINTVMPVLFWLAAIDAGKRSGLWATIFGGLATMIMGNAVPGVVLGILIGKGVDEIGWNKVTKSMMAAVILLFVFSAFFRGFDLQMIESFRLQIPNWLQNMHDVFSIGK, encoded by the coding sequence ATGGATGTTTTAGTCGTTTTACTCAAGTCTTTATTGATTGGGGGAGTAGTTGGATTTGCGGCAGGAGCAGGAGCTGCCAGAATGTTTCATGCACCAAGCACACAGGGATTAGGTGCATTTAGAACATTAGGTGAGATGAATGCCTGTGAGGGAGATGCGGCGAGTCATTTTTCTTTTGGGCTAGGGTTCTTTTTTAATGCTTGGGCGTCGACAGTGGGTGCTGGAGCCTTTACCCAAGATGTAGATCATCGTGTAATACCTAACTGGGCAGCTGCAGCTTTATTAGTAAAAAATAAAAATATTGCTGAAACAATGCATAATCCTAAGAAAATGGGGATTTCAGGTGCAATCATTGGGATGTTGGTCGTTGCATTCTTAAATACGACAGCTTCCGCAATTCCTGAGTCACTACAAGTAACGGCAGTCGCTGTCTTAGTGCCAGCAGCAAATCTTTTGATCAACACAGTAATGCCAGTTTTATTCTGGTTAGCAGCAATCGATGCGGGTAAACGTTCAGGTCTTTGGGCAACGATTTTTGGCGGACTTGCAACGATGATCATGGGTAATGCTGTTCCTGGTGTTGTACTTGGAATTTTGATTGGTAAAGGTGTAGATGAAATTGGTTGGAACAAGGTAACGAAAAGTATGATGGCAGCAGTTATTCTATTATTTGTCTTTAGTGCCTTTTTCCGTGGCTTTGATCTACAAATGATTGAAAGCTTCCGCTTACAGATTCCAAACTGGTTACAAAATATGCATGATGTTTTTAGTATTGGTAAATAA
- a CDS encoding DUF4310 family protein: MDEIVELEKKNFWFADWSFPILVGLLSAGVFAGTHMYIEHGVGAFNEVAIVAMLKAGMDGGSYGAAAAFGASFLFARILEGSLVGILDIGGAILTGVGIGVPAILLSMGITAPVENFGLSLLTGMVLGLLIGGIIIVIRKFTINQSNSTFGADVMMGAGNASGRFLGPLIIISACGASAPIGIGSIIGAVIFYVWKKPIAGGAILGAMIFGAIFPVDLPS; the protein is encoded by the coding sequence ATGGATGAAATAGTAGAGTTGGAAAAAAAGAATTTTTGGTTTGCTGATTGGTCATTTCCAATTTTAGTTGGTTTATTGTCAGCAGGCGTTTTTGCTGGAACACATATGTATATTGAACATGGTGTGGGAGCTTTTAATGAGGTAGCGATCGTGGCTATGTTAAAAGCTGGAATGGACGGTGGTTCATATGGTGCAGCTGCAGCATTTGGCGCAAGTTTCTTATTTGCCCGAATTTTGGAAGGGTCACTTGTTGGGATTTTAGATATTGGTGGTGCAATCCTAACTGGAGTTGGAATTGGTGTTCCAGCGATTCTGTTAAGTATGGGGATCACAGCACCTGTTGAAAATTTTGGCCTTTCTTTATTAACTGGGATGGTCCTTGGTTTGCTTATCGGTGGTATCATTATTGTGATTCGCAAATTTACGATCAACCAGTCAAATTCCACTTTTGGTGCTGATGTTATGATGGGCGCTGGAAATGCTTCAGGGAGATTCTTAGGTCCATTGATCATTATTAGTGCGTGTGGTGCTTCTGCTCCAATCGGTATTGGTTCTATTATTGGAGCTGTGATTTTCTATGTGTGGAAAAAGCCGATTGCTGGTGGCGCAATTCTAGGTGCAATGATCTTTGGTGCAATATTCCCGGTTGATTTACCTAGTTAA
- a CDS encoding PTS sugar transporter subunit IIC, with protein MNGFVQWMEVKLMPIANKFGSQRHMTAIRKGLIATMPLTIVGAFFTVFQNIPIDAYMKFIEPYQVVLDIPSRYTMGILALYATFGIASSLATSYKLDSLTCGILAVMAFLVTAAPPTRVFEDVKDVIGAGRYINLANIGSASLFGAIVTALVSVEIYRFFIQKDITIKMPDGVPPEVSNSFIALIPGAVILLLFWVIRHVIGFDLNGFLSTLLMPLKDTLAGNSLFGGLLTVFLICFFWVLGIHGPAIMGPVIRPFWDMSIAENTLAFQEGASVHTLPNIFTEQFLQWFIWIGGAGTTLALVVLMMFSKSTYLKSLGRLSFLPGLFNINEPVIFGTPIVMNPILGIPFIVAPLITTTFSYFLTVTNVIPMMAARLPFAIPAPVAAWMSTNWSIPAALLVCVNFAITLAIYYPFFKVYEKQQLDKEAEELAAEQKAKAAAKLK; from the coding sequence ATGAATGGTTTTGTGCAGTGGATGGAAGTAAAATTGATGCCGATTGCCAATAAATTTGGCTCTCAAAGACACATGACAGCAATTAGAAAGGGACTTATCGCAACGATGCCTTTGACAATTGTTGGTGCTTTTTTTACCGTATTTCAGAATATTCCAATTGATGCTTATATGAAGTTTATTGAGCCTTATCAAGTAGTGTTGGATATTCCATCTCGTTATACAATGGGGATTTTGGCGTTGTATGCAACTTTTGGGATTGCCTCTTCCTTGGCAACAAGTTACAAATTGGATTCTTTGACTTGTGGAATCTTAGCTGTGATGGCCTTTTTGGTCACAGCAGCACCCCCAACAAGAGTTTTTGAAGATGTTAAAGATGTTATTGGGGCTGGGCGTTATATTAATTTAGCGAATATTGGTTCAGCTTCATTATTTGGGGCAATCGTGACAGCACTTGTCTCTGTTGAAATTTATCGTTTCTTTATACAAAAGGATATTACAATCAAAATGCCAGATGGTGTTCCACCAGAAGTATCTAATTCATTTATCGCGTTGATTCCTGGCGCTGTGATTTTATTGTTATTCTGGGTGATTCGTCATGTGATTGGTTTTGATTTAAATGGTTTCTTAAGTACTTTATTAATGCCATTGAAAGATACGTTAGCTGGGAATAGTTTATTTGGTGGACTACTTACAGTCTTCTTGATCTGTTTCTTCTGGGTTTTAGGGATTCACGGACCTGCGATTATGGGACCTGTTATTAGACCGTTTTGGGATATGTCGATCGCAGAAAATACACTTGCTTTCCAAGAAGGTGCCTCTGTTCATACTTTACCGAATATCTTTACTGAACAATTTTTACAATGGTTTATCTGGATCGGCGGTGCGGGGACTACTTTAGCTTTAGTCGTTTTAATGATGTTTTCTAAATCAACTTATCTGAAAAGTTTAGGTCGTTTATCTTTCTTACCAGGTTTATTCAATATTAATGAACCAGTGATTTTTGGTACGCCGATCGTCATGAACCCGATTTTAGGGATTCCATTTATCGTGGCACCTTTGATCACAACAACATTTTCTTACTTTTTAACGGTTACAAATGTCATCCCGATGATGGCGGCCCGTTTACCATTTGCCATACCGGCACCTGTTGCTGCTTGGATGAGTACAAACTGGAGTATTCCAGCAGCCCTACTTGTCTGTGTCAACTTTGCAATTACTTTGGCGATCTACTACCCGTTCTTCAAAGTATACGAAAAACAACAATTAGACAAAGAAGCAGAAGAGTTAGCAGCTGAACAAAAAGCGAAAGCAGCTGCTAAATTAAAATGA
- a CDS encoding DUF871 domain-containing protein: MKRALGVSVYPDHSEIEKDKAYLKKASECGFSRIFMSMLEVTEGKEVVKEKFKSLISYAKDLGYETILDVAPNIFDELEISYDDLTFFYETGADGIRLDVGFDGNKEAKLTFNPFDLAIELNMSNDVAYLDNILTYEANVPFLYGCHNFYPQEGTALPYDFFERCSVRFKKHGIRTAAFINSQAGKIGPWDVNDGLPTLEMHRHLPVDVQTKHLFATGLIDDVIIGNAYASDEELELLGSLNRYQLELAVEFTKEASDVEKAITLTEQHFRRGDITDQVVRSTEVRKKYQHKANPAHDNTQEFQVGDVVIGNDAFGKYKNELQIVLQPHSDDRKNKVGQITEKELLLLDFVKPWTKFRFTEK; the protein is encoded by the coding sequence ATGAAAAGAGCATTAGGAGTATCCGTTTACCCAGATCATAGTGAAATAGAAAAAGACAAAGCTTATTTAAAAAAGGCAAGTGAATGTGGATTTTCACGGATCTTTATGAGTATGTTGGAAGTAACTGAAGGAAAAGAAGTAGTGAAAGAAAAGTTTAAGTCATTGATTTCCTATGCAAAAGATTTAGGCTATGAAACGATTTTAGATGTAGCGCCGAATATTTTTGACGAATTAGAAATTTCGTATGATGATTTAACCTTCTTTTATGAAACGGGCGCTGATGGCATTCGTTTGGATGTAGGATTTGATGGTAATAAAGAAGCAAAGTTGACCTTTAATCCTTTTGATTTAGCGATCGAATTGAATATGAGTAATGATGTGGCTTACCTAGATAATATTTTGACTTATGAAGCCAATGTGCCATTTCTTTACGGCTGTCATAATTTTTATCCGCAAGAAGGTACGGCATTGCCGTATGATTTCTTTGAGCGTTGTAGTGTTCGCTTCAAAAAACATGGCATTCGTACAGCAGCGTTTATCAATTCTCAAGCAGGCAAAATCGGTCCATGGGATGTCAATGATGGGTTGCCAACATTAGAAATGCACCGACATTTACCAGTGGATGTTCAAACGAAACATTTATTTGCGACAGGTCTGATCGATGATGTGATTATAGGCAATGCTTATGCTTCAGATGAAGAATTAGAGTTGTTAGGTAGCTTAAATCGTTATCAATTAGAATTAGCAGTGGAATTTACGAAAGAGGCAAGTGACGTTGAAAAAGCAATTACATTGACAGAACAGCATTTTCGCCGTGGAGACATTACAGATCAAGTGGTTCGTTCTACTGAAGTTCGTAAAAAATACCAACATAAAGCCAATCCAGCGCATGATAATACCCAAGAGTTTCAAGTAGGTGATGTTGTGATCGGTAATGATGCATTCGGGAAATACAAAAATGAACTGCAAATTGTTTTACAGCCGCATTCAGACGACCGTAAAAATAAAGTAGGGCAAATAACAGAGAAAGAATTGTTGTTGTTAGATTTTGTAAAACCCTGGACAAAATTTAGATTTACAGAAAAGTAG
- a CDS encoding amidohydrolase/deacetylase family metallohydrolase: protein MSYDLIIKNGKTIEGKPIEVAINAGKIVKISEKIEADSKERMELATDTYLSAGWIDDHVHCFEKMTLYYDFPDEIGVKKGVTTVIDAGTTGAENIHEFYDLAKQATTNVYALLNISKWGIVEQDELADLSKVKEELVYKALTELPDFVVGIKARMSKTVIGDNGITPLEMAKNIQKENNNLPLMVHVGSAPPELDEILAHMSKGDVLTHCFNGKPNGILNQETDKIKAFARTAYEKGIAFDIGHGTDSFNFHVAETAMEEGLKATSISTDIYIRNRENGPVHDLATTMEKLRVVGYDWTEIIKKVTEAPAENFHFDTKGHLKEGYDADITIFTIEKGQKTLTDSNGYTREAKELIKPVKTIIGGTVYDN from the coding sequence ATGAGTTACGACTTAATTATAAAAAATGGCAAAACCATTGAGGGAAAACCGATAGAAGTAGCAATCAATGCTGGAAAAATCGTAAAAATTTCAGAAAAAATCGAAGCAGATAGTAAAGAACGAATGGAATTAGCCACCGATACTTATCTATCAGCTGGTTGGATTGACGATCATGTTCATTGTTTTGAAAAAATGACTTTATACTACGATTTTCCAGATGAAATTGGTGTTAAAAAAGGCGTAACGACAGTGATCGATGCTGGTACAACTGGAGCTGAAAATATCCATGAGTTTTATGACTTAGCGAAACAAGCGACAACCAATGTGTATGCGTTGTTGAATATTTCAAAGTGGGGTATCGTTGAGCAAGATGAACTAGCAGATCTGAGCAAAGTCAAAGAAGAATTAGTATATAAAGCGCTGACTGAACTGCCTGACTTTGTCGTAGGAATCAAAGCACGCATGAGTAAAACTGTTATCGGAGATAATGGCATCACTCCGTTAGAAATGGCCAAAAACATCCAAAAAGAAAATAATAATCTACCCTTGATGGTACATGTGGGCTCAGCACCGCCAGAATTAGATGAAATCTTAGCACATATGTCTAAAGGTGATGTATTGACTCATTGTTTTAATGGAAAACCAAATGGTATTTTAAATCAAGAAACAGATAAGATTAAAGCTTTTGCGCGAACTGCATATGAAAAAGGGATTGCGTTTGATATTGGTCATGGGACAGATAGTTTCAATTTCCATGTTGCTGAAACAGCTATGGAAGAAGGTCTAAAAGCAACATCGATCAGTACCGATATTTATATCCGCAACCGCGAAAATGGTCCAGTTCATGATTTAGCAACGACAATGGAAAAGTTGCGGGTTGTAGGCTATGATTGGACAGAAATTATTAAAAAAGTGACTGAAGCACCTGCTGAAAACTTTCATTTTGATACAAAAGGTCATCTGAAAGAAGGCTATGATGCGGATATTACAATCTTTACAATCGAAAAAGGACAGAAGACTTTAACTGATTCAAATGGGTATACCAGAGAAGCAAAAGAATTGATCAAACCTGTAAAAACCATTATTGGAGGAACAGTTTATGACAATTAG
- a CDS encoding DgaE family pyridoxal phosphate-dependent ammonia lyase, with product MTISYEKFNLKEVINASGRMTILGVSKVSGNVLAAQKFGGEHFFEISELSIQTGAYLAKLLNVEDAQVVSSASAGIAQSVAALIGEGSVYHAYHPYTDKVTKREIILPKGHNVDYGTPVEVMVAQGGGQVVEAGYANMCTPEHIDMMVTDQTAAILYIKSHHTVQKSMLSVAEAATVARARKLPLIVDAAAEEDLFKYIEAGADLVIYSGAKAIEGPSAGLVIGKKDYIEWIRLQGKGIGRAMKIGKDNILGFTQAVEDYVKNGSESGESMQARLEPFIEALNNITNIEAKVVQDGAGREIYRASIKVSGTKSAKEVIQALKAESPAIYTREYQANNGIIEFDIRSVNEEEMNKIVTRLTTIMN from the coding sequence ATGACAATTAGTTACGAAAAATTCAATCTAAAAGAAGTCATCAACGCTTCAGGCAGAATGACGATCTTAGGCGTCTCAAAAGTGTCTGGAAATGTCTTAGCTGCACAAAAATTTGGTGGGGAACATTTCTTTGAAATAAGCGAACTAAGTATTCAAACAGGCGCTTATTTAGCGAAACTCTTAAACGTTGAAGATGCGCAAGTCGTGTCCTCTGCATCTGCCGGAATCGCGCAAAGTGTGGCAGCGTTAATCGGTGAAGGGTCCGTTTATCATGCGTATCATCCGTATACTGATAAAGTGACCAAACGTGAAATCATCCTGCCAAAAGGGCATAACGTCGATTACGGCACACCTGTCGAAGTAATGGTGGCACAAGGCGGTGGACAAGTGGTCGAAGCGGGCTATGCCAATATGTGTACACCCGAGCATATCGACATGATGGTCACGGATCAAACAGCTGCGATTCTTTATATAAAGAGCCATCACACCGTTCAAAAAAGTATGTTAAGTGTGGCAGAAGCCGCAACCGTAGCGCGAGCTCGTAAATTACCATTGATCGTTGACGCCGCAGCGGAAGAAGATTTGTTCAAATACATCGAGGCGGGCGCAGATTTAGTAATATACAGTGGTGCCAAAGCCATCGAAGGCCCAAGCGCTGGACTGGTGATTGGGAAAAAGGACTACATCGAGTGGATCCGTCTCCAAGGCAAAGGCATCGGCCGTGCAATGAAAATCGGCAAAGACAACATTTTAGGCTTTACCCAAGCTGTGGAAGATTACGTGAAAAACGGCAGTGAATCAGGCGAATCGATGCAAGCACGATTAGAACCGTTTATCGAAGCTCTGAATAACATCACAAACATCGAAGCCAAAGTGGTTCAAGATGGAGCGGGCAGAGAGATTTACCGTGCCAGCATCAAAGTAAGCGGCACAAAATCAGCCAAAGAAGTCATTCAAGCATTAAAAGCGGAGAGTCCCGCAATTTATACCCGTGAATACCAAGCCAACAATGGGATCATCGAATTCGATATCCGTTCTGTGAATGAAGAGGAAATGAACAAAATTGTGACACGATTAACAACAATCATGAACTAA